The genomic DNA GAAGGCCGCCGCTCTGTCCTTGCTGAGCTACGGGCCCACTGCTTTGATCCCGAGATCCTGAGCGATGATACACACTTAAAAATTTCAGAGGGGAGTGAATTTCGAGCGAGCATCATGGCGCTCCTCAAGCTCATTAACCGCCTCCAAGCATCCCCGATTCGACTCCGATAAAAGTTGATGGGGGCCTCTGCCTCACTCATGAGGTTGTGGATGAACCGAAGCATATTAAGCCCGCTCCGGGGAAGATGCCCTCAGGGGCGAGGGATGAGCACTCATCGAAGCGAAAGGAACCATCCCAAGCTTTATATCGGAGGGGAATCCCCTCCGCCATATGGTGGATTACGCTTTCGGCGGTATGAACAATCCCCACAGGGATCCCATGGATGAGGTGACCACGATACTCGAGATGGGCATGGATTTCGTGGAACTGACTGTGGAATGGCCCCTCTCCTGGGTGGATTCCATAAAGCGCAGGCTGGGTGATCTGAAGGATGCGGTAGAGTCCTATGATGCCTTCCTGATCGTACACTCCCCGTACTACCTTGAGCTGGCGCATCCCTACGATGAGGTGAGATCGGGAGCCCTTAGAGCTGCCGCTAGAATAATAGAGGTCGCTAGCGAGCTGGAATCAGCATTCACGACGTTCCACCCATTCACGCCCGGATGGCTCGCGGCCGTGAGGGATAAGGCGAGGGAGCTCAATGTGGCGGGATTCAGGGAACTAGTCAAGAAAGGGAGGGAGCTGGGTGTCCAGATACTGGTGGAGAACGTGGATCACGGGGCCTTCAGATCCCCCTCAGACATAAGGTACCTGCTAGACAACGTCGAGGACCTGCTCATGACCCTCGACCTGGGGCACGCGATGATCAACGGAGGCGTGGAGAAGCTGAGATCTTACCTTAGGAAGTGCAGGAGGGAGATAATGCACGTACATGCTCATGATAACGATATGAACAGCGATCTCCACATGCCCATAGGGGCCGGGAGGATACCTTGGTCGGAGGTCGTCTTGGAGCTGGTCAGAAGCATGTACAGGGGCACGATAACGCTCGAGATACATTCGAGCGACCCCGATTATCTTAGGATCTCAAGGGAGAAGATATCCTCAATCATCGGTGACCTGAAGGGTGTGACAGACGCCTATGGTTATCAGGAAGGAAACGACGGATCCTAGGACCACCTGACCTGGGGTGTGGGAGCCGGACCTCCACCTCGACCATGCCAGCAGGGGTATGAGGAGGGCCATCGCGTAACCCAGGCCGCTCCCGAAGTAGATGAGAAAGGTAGCTGGCCCAGTTATCCCGGCCATGTGCACGCTGACCTTCGTGACCTTCCTATTTATCAGGATCAGGCTCAGGCTGACCAGGAGGTATGTGAGGGAGAGCAGGGAGAGGAGCCTGCTGTTCATCAGCTTCAGCAGAACGAAACCCACTGAGTAGGAGAAGGAGGCTTGGGCGAAGAACACGCCCCTCACTGACCTCTCAGGTACTAGGATGTCTATCTCCCCCTTCAAATACCTCCTGATGACGTCGGCTACCGGTAATATCACTATGAACACCAAGGAGACCAGAGTGCTCACTAGGCTACCCTCGGATAGGCCCAGGGCTAACACAGTTATCAATCCCACGGTGACGGGTGAGAGCGTCAGAGCGAGCGTCCTGTGGAGGTCCAAGGTTCACCCCGCTTGCTGCGTGCCCCCTATTTATATATTGGAGCTCCATGCTCTTGAACGCGGGAATACCTCGCCCATGGAATAGCGCCTCCAGGCTTGGGTATCCATTGAGATGCACTCTCCAGGATTCCCGCGGGTGAGGATCATCTCTCAAAGCGTCGAAATTAGGGGCAGCAGTAGATCCCTCTGGTTCCCGCTTGGTTGCGGCATCCACCTTTTTATTGGAAGGGTCTCATCGCCGGTTGATGGTAAGAAGGATAGCGCTCGCCTACTCCAAGAGGGATCCCGCGGGTTCAGGGATGGCCAAGGGAATAAGGGATGTGGCCGGAGAGGACTTCACGATATCCGACAAGAGATGCGAGCTCCTGGAGCTGGACAGGGAAGCTCTATATCTCAAGGAGGACTCCTTCAGGGGTTTCGATTATCTTGTGGTGCTCTCAAAGCACAGCGGTACACCAGACCACCCCATATTCACCGCGCACGCCCCTGGAAACTTCGGGAGGGCGAAGTACGGTGGGGATCACTTCAGGCTCTCCATAGCGATCCCCTCCCTCATGAAGGAGTACCTGCTGGCGGCCAGCAAGAGGGCCGGTGAGGTGGGCTACTGGGTGGGCTTCGAGCCGACGCATCACGGGCC from Candidatus Korarchaeota archaeon NZ13-K includes the following:
- a CDS encoding sugar phosphate isomerase/epimerase, producing the protein MVDYAFGGMNNPHRDPMDEVTTILEMGMDFVELTVEWPLSWVDSIKRRLGDLKDAVESYDAFLIVHSPYYLELAHPYDEVRSGALRAAARIIEVASELESAFTTFHPFTPGWLAAVRDKARELNVAGFRELVKKGRELGVQILVENVDHGAFRSPSDIRYLLDNVEDLLMTLDLGHAMINGGVEKLRSYLRKCRREIMHVHAHDNDMNSDLHMPIGAGRIPWSEVVLELVRSMYRGTITLEIHSSDPDYLRISREKISSIIGDLKGVTDAYGYQEGNDGS